A region of the Sarcophilus harrisii chromosome 3, mSarHar1.11, whole genome shotgun sequence genome:
GGGCCCAGCCTAGCGCTACGGCTCCTCCCGGTGGAGAATCGGAGGCTCCGAGAGCGAAGGGTTAAGGGCGGGAGCAGTTCCACGCAGGCGCCGCGGCTCCTAAGTTAGAAAAAACTTTCTTCCCCCAAGTTTTTCCTAggttggaaaagggaaaggagcgAGGGAGGCGGGGCCCGTGACGAACCAGGCGGGAGAGGGCGGGACGAGGGCCCCAAGGAAGAAGCTGACCGGGCCCAGAGCCCCTCCCCGCCCGGGGAAGGGGGTGCAGGAGCAGCCTCCCAGACTCTGCGAGACGACGCGGGGAAGCCCGACGGGGAGGGCTCCGGGGGACGCCCCCCGGGAGGAGGGTGCCCAGGGGAGGGGGCGGCGTCGCGGGCGGAAGGAGGTGCCCGGAGGGGGAAGGGCAGGGGAGGCGGGGCCCCGAGCTGGGCCGGGCTGGGGGAGAGGGCTGGAAGAGGAGGGGGTCGGGGGGAAGTccgagggagggaaggaaagggggaggaacttCCCAAAGTTGCAAAACATGGCTACCTTCCGTGCGGAGCCGAGCGCGGGCCCGGCGGGTGGCGGGGAGGCTGCGGCTACGGCCGGGGCGGAGgacgaggaggaagaggaggaggaggaggaggagggggaggcggAGGCGGACGAGCAGACGGCGCGGCGGCTGCTGCAAACCCTGCAGGCGGCCGAGGgcgaggcggcggcggcggccgaggGCGCGGGGGCCCCTCTGGAGCCGCCGCCCCCCGCCGCTGCCGCGCCGGCTCCGGGCCCCGGCGGAGCCCCCGGCGGCGGGCTGCGCTTCTCGGCCGAGCAGGTGTCGTGCGTGTGCGAGGCCCTGCTGCAGGCGGGCCACGCGGGCCGCCTGGGCCGCTTCCTGGGCGCGCTGCCGCCCGCCGAGTGCCTACGTGGCGGCAGCGACGCGCTGCTGCGCGCCCAGGCGCTCGTGGCCTTCCAGCGCGGAGACTTCGCCGAGCTGTACCGGCTGCTGGAGAGCCGGCCCTTCCCCGCCGCGCACCACGCCTTCCTGCAGGACCTCTACCTGCGCGCCCGCTACCGCGAGGCCGAGCGCGCCCGGGGCCGCGCGCTGGGCGCCGTGGACAAGTACCGCCTGCGCAAGAAGTTCCCGCTGCCCAAGACCATCTGGGACGGCGAGGAGACGGTGTACTGCTTCAAGGAGCGCTCGCGGGCCGCGCTCAAGGCCTGCTACCGGGGCAACCGCTACCCCGCGCCCGACGAGAAGCGCCGCCTCGCCGCGCTCACCGGCCTCTCGCTCACGCAGGTCAGCAACTGGTTCAAGAACCGGCGCCAGCGCGATCGGACGGGGCCGGGCCCCGGCGGGAGCGGgacggtggcggcggcggcggcggcgcccgGCAGGAGGTGAGCGCCCCGGGGGCTGCTGAGCCCGCGCCCCCTCCTCCTCAGCAGTGGGAGCCACCCTctcctcctgccccccccccctagCACCAGAGTGCTGCCCCCCCTCCCAAAGCCCCCTTTCCCCTGGGATTGCTGCAGCCCGCTCCCCCCAGGCCGGACACGCCCCCTCAGCGCCCCGCTGCTACAACTCCTCCTCGAGCCCCCTTAGTTCTTGGAATTGCTgcagccccccctcccccccggtcCGGGAAGCCGATAGGCTCCTCCCCCCCATAGCCCCTGGGATTGCTTCATTGCCCCTCCCCGCTGGGCACGGCCCCCCCTTTAATGCCAGACTGATGCAGCCCCCACTCTGTGGGCTCTCGTTACTGCCTGGGaccctggggagggagggagggagggagggagggattgcAGGAAGAAGGGGCTGGGCTGGCCACATGCTGGAGCCGGGATTTTTGTTGTGAAATGTGACCCCTCCTCGCCTGTAAGCCGAGCCTCTCCCCTCCCACCCGGTGCATGCTGGAGTCCCCAGCTGGGCTTGCATCCTGGGCTTCCTCCTGGGGATGCGGAGTTCCGGGCTCCTCCCTGCCACACCCCTATGCCCCACCCTTGCAACCCAGCTGAGGAGGCGGTGGGAGCCGTCCAGATTCAGAGAGAGCCCTTTGGCCACTTGGAGTAGCCTCCCATCGGCCTTTAGTGACCGTGGGACCGAGGGCTGGGCCTCCGGCTGAGTCCCCAGAAAGCTCAGCGTCCCGTCTCTTTTCTCTGGGCAGTGAGTCGGACGGGAACCCCAGTACAGAAGACGAGTCCAGCCACGGAGCCGAGGACCTGGACACGGGAGCGGCCGTGGCTGCCGGGGGCGCGGAGGTGCCGGCTCCCGGTTCTGTGTTCCTGGCCGGGCCGGCGGCTCCTTCGGGTCCCCCAGGGGCGGCACCCATCCTGCTCAATGGCAGCTTCCTGACGGCGGCCAGCTCCCCGGCTGTGCTGCTCAACGGGGGCTCGGTCATCATTAACGGGCTGGCTCTGGGGGAGGCCCCAGGCCTGGCCCCACTCTTGCTCACCGGGGCCGCTGGAGGTGGGGGGCCAGCCCCCTCCAGCCCCCAGCCCCCGACTGCACTCCCCCCCCTGCTCCAAGTTCCCCAGTCTGGAGACCTGAAGGCTGAAGATGCCCAGCCTGGAGATGGGGGCTCCAAAGGGAACCAGGCATCTGGGGAGGAAGCCCTGCCCCTCCAGGGGCTGTCCCTCTCCCAAGTGGTCCCGGGCCCGCAGCCAGCGGCCCCCTTCCCTCCTGCCGTGGTGACCTCTGCCGGGCCGGGGCCCCAGGTGGTCCCACTGTCACCCCCAGGCCAGGTGGCCCCTGTACCAGCCCCCCAGGTGGTCCCACTCTCTCCATCAGGCCCCGTCTACCCTGGGGCCTCCCCCTTGGTCTCCCTTCCCCAAGTGGTGCCCACCTCCCAGGTGGTGACTCTGCCCCAAGGTGTAGGGTCCCTCCAGCTGCTGACTGGGCCCGCCAGCCCCGTCAAGGTGGCGGCAGCAACAGGGGCCGCCCTGGGCCAGGCCAACGTTCACCTCATCAACCCGGGAATGGGGGTCGCAGCCTTGCAGTTGCCCACGGCCGCCCCAGGTAAACATGCTGACCTCTCCCCGGGCCCCAGATTGGCAGCCAGAGGAGCCCCCAAATGCCTCCCAAAAGGCCGCATTGCTACCTAGAGGCTCCTGCCCCAGACCTGTGCTCTGAGGAGCGTGAGGAGAGGGGATGGGGTGGGTGGGTCACCCCCCTTTCTCCAGGCTCTGGGTTCTGCagccccttcttcctcttcccttggCTCACACAAGCTCCTCCTAGCCGGAAGGCACATCCGGGACCCCGCCTTCCTGTTGTGGCCCTCCTCATTCTGGGCCCGCAAGTCAGGGGCCCCGGTTTGCCCGTGAGGGCCCCACCCTGACCGGGCGAAGGCCCGTGTCTCCGTTCCTCCCGTCGGGTTTCTCTTTATTTCACCATAGCCCTATGAGGGCAGTGTGGAGGGGCTAGTGCAGGGTGGGCAGACCCCGCCGTCTaactctcctctccccttcccccgaCAGGGAACTTCCTCTTGGCAAACCCAGTTTCCAGCAGCCCCATCGTGACGGGAATGACGCTTCAGCAGGGCAAGATCATTCTGACGGCCACCTTCCCGGCCAGCATGCTGGTCTCGCAGGCCCTGCCGCCCACTGCCGCCAGCCTGGCGCTGCCCGTCAAACAGGAAGCCCCGGCTCCGGTGGCCGAGGGGCCGGCCCTGGCCACGGCGGCCCCCGGCCCGCCCCTCCCCACCCTCTCGGCCCAGCCCCAGGTGTGTGTGGCTCCAGTGGCAGCTGGCCCGGCCTTCTCCTCCGACTCCTCCGGCCTCTTAAGCAGCGTCCCAGTCCCCACCGCCCCTTCTTGGCCTGGGGGCCTGGAGTTGGGGGTGGGAACTGAGGGGCTCTTTGAGATGGAGAAAGGGCTAGGGACGCCTGCCCCCCATTCCCTCCTGAGGCTGCCTGACGGGGAGGGCCTCCTGTTGGGGGGCCCGGGGGCCGAGGAGGGAGATGAACTGGAGCCCGAGGACAAGGTCTTGACCCAGCTCCAGTCGGTGCCCGTGGAGGAGCCGCTGGAGCTGTGACTGGATCTAGACGTTTATGCTTTCCCCGACTCCACAAATGAGGTGCTTTGAAGACTGAAGCGTCCTTCCCCAGGGGGCTAGAGGGGAGGGGGCCCGGGCCCACCACAAACGCTACCCAATCCTAACACTAATTCGCCCCTCCCCTTCGGGGGCTGTGGCTCCCCCAGGAGCCTCTTTTCCGGGGCCCTCG
Encoded here:
- the SIX5 gene encoding homeobox protein SIX5, whose translation is MATFRAEPSAGPAGGGEAAATAGAEDEEEEEEEEEEGEAEADEQTARRLLQTLQAAEGEAAAAAEGAGAPLEPPPPAAAAPAPGPGGAPGGGLRFSAEQVSCVCEALLQAGHAGRLGRFLGALPPAECLRGGSDALLRAQALVAFQRGDFAELYRLLESRPFPAAHHAFLQDLYLRARYREAERARGRALGAVDKYRLRKKFPLPKTIWDGEETVYCFKERSRAALKACYRGNRYPAPDEKRRLAALTGLSLTQVSNWFKNRRQRDRTGPGPGGSGTVAAAAAAPGRSESDGNPSTEDESSHGAEDLDTGAAVAAGGAEVPAPGSVFLAGPAAPSGPPGAAPILLNGSFLTAASSPAVLLNGGSVIINGLALGEAPGLAPLLLTGAAGGGGPAPSSPQPPTALPPLLQVPQSGDLKAEDAQPGDGGSKGNQASGEEALPLQGLSLSQVVPGPQPAAPFPPAVVTSAGPGPQVVPLSPPGQVAPVPAPQVVPLSPSGPVYPGASPLVSLPQVVPTSQVVTLPQGVGSLQLLTGPASPVKVAAATGAALGQANVHLINPGMGVAALQLPTAAPGNFLLANPVSSSPIVTGMTLQQGKIILTATFPASMLVSQALPPTAASLALPVKQEAPAPVAEGPALATAAPGPPLPTLSAQPQVCVAPVAAGPAFSSDSSGLLSSVPVPTAPSWPGGLELGVGTEGLFEMEKGLGTPAPHSLLRLPDGEGLLLGGPGAEEGDELEPEDKVLTQLQSVPVEEPLEL